One part of the Mariniflexile litorale genome encodes these proteins:
- a CDS encoding DUF5686 family protein, which translates to MNPKLILTFFFFGIISLHAQTKVSGYVFDEYNQPVSFANVLFKGSTQGTITDENGKFYLESTDTWNTLIVSFLGYETLDIPLTKKVNYELKFILKESAAELNQVFIVAGKQSKKNNPAIDLLRKIWEHKRKNGLKHFKQYEYNKYEKVEFDINTIDSALIKSKLFRGMEFVFNEVDTSGVTGKTYLPIFINEAVSSVHGDNLIKKEKEILKGNKNSGFSDNQIIIDFVDDLYPDYDIYDNYLNFFDKGFVSPLSRTGINTYNYVLKDSAFIDSKWCYNIIYYPRRKNELTFKGDFWVADTTYAIKEIKLQASKSANINWVKEIYIEQEFEVLNDSIFLVKRDYMMSDFAFNKKEKSRGVYGKRTTLYDNYKFDIEKNKKFYETEVYNYDKDVYDRDDSFWSENRLEALNKDEKGVYKMLDTLKTVKKFKRLYNLGSILASGYVEFNELPLDYGPIFSTFGFNEVEGMRLRAGGRTYFGKNDLWRLEGFLAYGFKDDKFKYGVSGKWLIDKKNRFIISGGNRRDVEQTGASLTTSTDVLGRSLASSSVVGTGSNDKLTSINLTSVAVEMEPLRNLVFRVGASYRTLSSASPTFSLDYNTPTGVESDIKQYESTFSVSYFPKRKMTGFGVERLNANDDYASIFTQVSRGDKTLFSSDFDYTKVQFSYIQPWLVGGFGRLTTTIEAGKTFGEVPLGLLSAIPGNQSYFSIYNTFSQLDYYEFVSDTYTSLQLEHNFNGRFFSRIPFLRKLNLREIVGIRGVWGDISDENITLNTTGNPNSIPLIAPNQNMYYEYSFGVGNIFKVFRIDFNFRGNYLDEVKNPNARKFGITGSFGFHF; encoded by the coding sequence ATGAACCCAAAACTAATCTTAACCTTTTTTTTCTTCGGAATTATTTCCTTACACGCACAAACCAAAGTAAGCGGATACGTGTTTGATGAATATAATCAACCCGTTTCATTTGCTAATGTTTTATTTAAGGGCTCAACACAAGGCACTATAACCGATGAAAATGGTAAGTTTTATCTAGAATCTACGGATACTTGGAATACCCTTATCGTGTCTTTTTTAGGTTATGAAACTTTAGACATTCCCTTAACCAAGAAGGTGAATTACGAATTGAAATTCATCCTTAAAGAATCTGCAGCAGAGCTTAATCAAGTATTTATTGTGGCAGGAAAGCAGTCTAAGAAAAACAATCCTGCTATCGATTTACTTCGTAAAATCTGGGAACATAAACGTAAAAATGGATTAAAACATTTTAAACAATACGAATATAACAAGTACGAAAAAGTAGAATTCGATATAAATACCATAGATAGCGCACTTATAAAAAGTAAACTATTCAGAGGTATGGAGTTTGTTTTTAACGAAGTAGATACATCGGGAGTTACAGGTAAAACCTACCTGCCTATATTTATAAATGAAGCTGTTTCCTCTGTTCATGGTGATAATCTCATTAAAAAAGAAAAAGAAATTTTAAAAGGAAATAAAAATTCCGGATTTAGTGATAATCAAATAATTATTGATTTTGTTGATGATTTATATCCTGATTATGATATATACGATAATTATCTAAACTTTTTTGATAAGGGTTTTGTGAGTCCGTTGTCAAGAACAGGAATAAACACCTATAACTATGTATTAAAAGACAGTGCGTTTATAGATAGTAAATGGTGCTATAATATTATTTATTACCCACGTCGTAAAAACGAGCTTACTTTTAAAGGCGATTTTTGGGTAGCAGATACGACGTATGCTATTAAAGAAATAAAACTTCAAGCATCAAAAAGTGCTAATATTAACTGGGTAAAAGAAATTTACATTGAGCAAGAATTTGAAGTTTTAAATGACTCTATTTTTCTTGTAAAGCGTGATTATATGATGAGTGATTTTGCTTTTAATAAAAAAGAAAAGTCAAGAGGTGTTTATGGTAAGCGAACCACATTGTATGATAATTATAAATTTGATATTGAAAAAAATAAGAAGTTTTACGAAACAGAAGTTTATAATTACGATAAAGATGTGTACGACCGAGACGATAGTTTTTGGTCTGAAAATCGTTTGGAAGCTTTAAATAAAGATGAAAAAGGTGTTTACAAGATGTTAGACACTTTAAAAACAGTTAAAAAGTTTAAACGACTTTATAATTTAGGAAGCATTTTAGCTTCCGGCTATGTCGAGTTTAATGAACTCCCTTTAGATTATGGACCTATCTTCTCAACCTTTGGTTTTAATGAAGTTGAAGGAATGCGTTTGCGTGCAGGTGGCCGTACTTATTTTGGGAAAAATGATCTTTGGCGTTTGGAAGGGTTTTTAGCCTATGGTTTTAAAGACGATAAATTTAAATATGGTGTTTCAGGAAAATGGTTAATTGATAAGAAGAATCGATTTATTATTTCAGGAGGTAATAGACGTGATGTCGAGCAAACAGGCGCAAGTTTAACAACCAGTACCGATGTTTTAGGCAGGAGTTTAGCATCATCATCGGTGGTTGGAACAGGTTCAAATGATAAATTAACCTCTATAAATTTAACTAGTGTAGCGGTTGAAATGGAGCCTTTACGAAATCTTGTTTTTAGAGTTGGTGCAAGTTACAGAACTTTATCATCAGCTTCACCCACGTTTAGCTTAGATTATAATACCCCTACAGGAGTAGAATCTGATATTAAACAATACGAATCTACTTTTTCAGTGTCTTATTTTCCAAAACGAAAGATGACAGGTTTTGGTGTAGAACGTCTTAATGCTAACGACGATTATGCTAGTATTTTTACGCAAGTAAGCCGTGGTGATAAAACATTGTTTAGTAGTGATTTCGATTATACTAAAGTTCAGTTTTCATATATCCAGCCTTGGCTAGTGGGTGGTTTTGGTAGGTTAACAACAACTATTGAAGCAGGAAAAACCTTTGGAGAAGTACCACTTGGGTTGTTAAGTGCTATTCCAGGGAACCAATCGTATTTTTCAATTTATAATACATTTTCTCAATTAGATTATTATGAATTTGTTTCAGATACTTATACTTCATTGCAATTAGAACATAATTTTAACGGGCGTTTTTTCTCTAGAATTCCTTTTTTAAGAAAATTAAATCTTCGGGAAATTGTAGGCATCCGTGGTGTTTGGGGTGACATTTCAGATGAAAATATCACTTTAAATACTACAGGAAATCCTAATAGCATTCCTTTAATTGCACCAAATCAAAATATGTATTATGAGTATAGTTTTGGTGTAGGTAATATTTTTAAAGTATTTAGAATAGACTTTAATTTTAGAGGTAATTATTTAGATGAAGTTAAAAACCCTAATGCCCGTAAATTTGGTATTACAGGGTCTTTTGGGTTTCATTTTTAA
- a CDS encoding NADP-dependent glyceraldehyde-3-phosphate dehydrogenase — MSTTLFEIPEQYKIHTLLHQTTYLTNGELIEWKGKTAEVYSTISSTSDYKPTLLGTIPQLGEKEALEVLNSALKAYDKGQGLWPTMKVVDRIACMEKFVEQMKTKRDVIVKLLMWEIGKNLPDSQKEFDRTVDYIYDTIEAYKQIDRDSAKFEKNDGVYAHIRRGPLGVVLCLGPYNYPLNETFTLLIPALIMGNPVIFKPAKLGVLLISPLLEAFQNSFPKGVVNVIYGRGRVLATPIMQSGKIDVLSLIGNSKSANALQAQHPKGNRLRMVLGLEAKNPAIVLPDADLDLTVDECIAGTLSFNGQRCTALKVLYVHESVVDEFNKRFIAKVDALKFGNPWESGVKLTPLPEVEKPGYIKELIADALEKGASILNEKGGVLTDNFIFPAVLYPVNTGMKVYSEEQFGPVIPVIPFSDIEEPLDDMAESNYGQQVSLFGKDIKTLSPLIDTLVNLVCRVNLNSSCQRGPDVYPFTGRKDSAFGTLSVHDALRSFSIRTFVASKDNDYNNAILKELLDKKTSNFISTDYIL; from the coding sequence ATGAGTACGACTTTATTTGAAATTCCTGAACAATATAAAATACACACATTACTTCATCAAACTACCTATTTAACCAATGGGGAGTTAATTGAATGGAAAGGTAAAACAGCTGAAGTTTATTCTACGATATCTTCAACTTCAGATTATAAACCAACGTTGTTGGGAACTATTCCTCAACTAGGAGAAAAAGAAGCTTTAGAAGTGTTGAATTCGGCATTAAAAGCCTATGACAAAGGTCAAGGTTTATGGCCTACTATGAAAGTAGTAGATCGCATTGCTTGCATGGAAAAGTTTGTAGAGCAAATGAAAACCAAGCGCGACGTTATTGTAAAACTTCTCATGTGGGAAATTGGGAAAAACCTACCTGATTCTCAAAAAGAATTTGACAGAACGGTCGATTATATTTACGATACCATTGAAGCATACAAACAAATAGATAGAGATTCTGCCAAGTTTGAAAAAAATGATGGTGTGTATGCGCATATTCGCAGAGGTCCATTAGGCGTGGTTTTATGTTTAGGACCGTATAACTATCCATTAAACGAAACGTTTACACTCCTTATTCCTGCGTTAATTATGGGAAATCCTGTAATTTTTAAACCTGCAAAATTAGGTGTTTTATTAATTTCACCATTATTAGAAGCTTTTCAAAACAGTTTCCCAAAGGGCGTTGTAAACGTTATTTATGGTCGTGGGCGTGTGTTAGCCACACCTATTATGCAATCAGGTAAAATAGATGTGTTATCGCTAATAGGTAATAGTAAATCTGCAAACGCTTTACAGGCTCAACACCCTAAAGGTAATAGATTACGTATGGTGTTAGGTTTGGAGGCTAAAAACCCTGCTATTGTATTGCCTGATGCCGATTTAGATTTAACGGTTGATGAATGTATTGCAGGAACCTTGTCGTTTAACGGACAGCGTTGTACCGCATTAAAAGTGTTGTATGTACATGAATCTGTTGTAGATGAATTTAACAAACGTTTTATAGCCAAAGTAGATGCACTTAAATTTGGAAACCCATGGGAATCAGGGGTGAAATTAACACCGCTTCCAGAAGTTGAAAAACCAGGATATATTAAAGAATTAATTGCCGATGCTTTAGAAAAAGGGGCCAGTATTTTAAATGAAAAAGGAGGTGTCTTAACCGATAATTTTATTTTTCCAGCGGTTTTGTACCCAGTTAACACAGGTATGAAAGTGTATAGCGAAGAGCAATTTGGACCTGTAATTCCTGTAATCCCATTTTCAGATATCGAAGAACCTTTAGATGATATGGCAGAGTCTAACTACGGACAACAAGTAAGTTTGTTTGGTAAAGACATTAAAACATTATCGCCATTAATTGATACTTTGGTTAATTTAGTTTGTCGTGTTAATTTGAATAGTTCTTGCCAACGCGGTCCAGATGTATATCCATTTACAGGAAGAAAGGATTCCGCATTTGGTACGTTAAGTGTTCATGATGCATTACGATCGTTTTCAATAAGAACCTTTGTAGCATCAAAAGATAACGATTACAACAATGCTATTTTAAAAGAATTATTAGATAAGAAAACCTCTAATTTTATTAGTACCGATTATATTCTGTAA
- a CDS encoding electron transfer flavoprotein subunit alpha/FixB family protein, producing MSVLVYTESEQGKFKKVAFEVASYAKAVADQLGTTVTAIAINASNISELSSYGVDKVLNISNTQLDAFNAKGYTEAIKQAAEKEASKVIILSSSANSKYLAPLLAVSLNAGYASNVIEAPSSTAPFTVKRTAFTNKAFEMTTINTDTKIVGVSNNSFGLVEKSGSASAEDFSPTISDLGVKVESVDKASNQVSIADAEIVVSGGRGLKGPENWGMIEELASVLGAATACSKPVSDLGWRPHGEHVGQTGKPVASNLYIAIGISGAIQHLAGINASKVKVVINTDPEAPFFKAADYGVVGDAFVVVPQLIEKLKAFKAQQ from the coding sequence ATGTCAGTTTTAGTATATACAGAATCAGAACAAGGAAAATTTAAAAAGGTAGCTTTTGAAGTTGCTTCATATGCCAAAGCCGTAGCAGACCAATTGGGAACTACCGTAACAGCAATTGCCATAAATGCCAGTAACATATCAGAATTAAGCAGCTATGGTGTTGATAAGGTTTTAAACATATCTAATACCCAATTAGACGCTTTCAATGCTAAAGGGTATACCGAAGCCATAAAACAAGCAGCCGAAAAAGAAGCCTCAAAAGTTATTATTTTAAGTTCTAGTGCCAATAGTAAATATTTAGCACCACTTTTAGCAGTAAGTTTAAATGCAGGCTACGCTTCTAATGTGATTGAGGCACCATCAAGCACAGCACCTTTTACCGTAAAACGTACTGCTTTTACCAATAAAGCTTTTGAAATGACTACCATAAACACCGATACTAAAATTGTTGGTGTATCGAATAATTCATTTGGATTAGTAGAAAAAAGTGGTAGTGCTTCTGCAGAAGATTTTTCACCTACGATTTCAGATTTGGGCGTAAAAGTAGAATCAGTTGATAAAGCTTCAAACCAAGTAAGTATTGCGGATGCAGAAATAGTAGTATCTGGAGGTCGCGGATTAAAAGGTCCAGAAAATTGGGGCATGATTGAGGAATTGGCCTCTGTTTTAGGAGCAGCAACAGCATGTTCAAAACCAGTTTCCGATTTAGGTTGGAGACCTCACGGCGAACACGTTGGACAAACAGGAAAACCTGTAGCTTCTAATTTATATATTGCCATAGGTATTTCAGGAGCGATTCAACATCTTGCTGGAATAAATGCTTCTAAAGTAAAAGTTGTTATCAATACAGATCCTGAAGCTCCTTTCTTTAAAGCTGCCGATTATGGTGTTGTTGGAGATGCTTTTGTAGTTGTCCCTCAACTTATTGAGAAATTAAAAGCATTTAAGGCACAACAATAA
- a CDS encoding electron transfer flavoprotein subunit beta/FixA family protein — protein MKILVCISHVPDTTSKINFTEGDTKFDTNGVQFVINPNDEFGLTRAMWFKEKQGAHVTVINVGGTETEPTLRKALAIGADAAIRVNTAASDGFSVAKQLAAVVKEGGYDLIIAGRESIDYNGGMVPGMIAGLINANFVNNCISLEVDGNTAKAIREIDGGKETLSTSLPLVIGGQKGLVEESDLRIPNMRGIMMARQKPLTIVEPIEANNETTSVKFEKPAPKGAVKLVSPDNLDELVNLLHNEAKVI, from the coding sequence ATGAAAATATTAGTGTGCATTAGTCATGTTCCAGACACCACTTCTAAAATCAATTTTACTGAAGGCGATACCAAGTTTGATACCAACGGCGTTCAATTCGTAATTAACCCAAACGACGAATTTGGATTAACACGTGCCATGTGGTTTAAAGAAAAACAAGGTGCTCATGTGACTGTTATTAATGTAGGAGGTACAGAAACCGAGCCTACTTTACGTAAAGCTCTAGCTATTGGCGCCGATGCTGCCATACGTGTAAATACAGCAGCATCAGATGGTTTTTCGGTAGCTAAACAATTAGCCGCTGTAGTAAAAGAAGGGGGTTACGATTTGATAATTGCTGGTCGTGAATCTATTGACTATAACGGCGGTATGGTTCCAGGTATGATTGCAGGATTAATAAACGCTAATTTTGTAAATAACTGCATTAGCTTAGAAGTTGACGGAAATACAGCAAAAGCCATAAGAGAAATTGATGGAGGAAAAGAAACCTTATCGACATCATTACCATTAGTTATTGGTGGTCAAAAAGGTCTTGTTGAAGAAAGTGATTTACGTATCCCAAACATGCGAGGCATCATGATGGCACGCCAAAAACCATTAACAATTGTTGAACCTATAGAAGCAAATAACGAAACAACATCTGTGAAATTTGAAAAACCAGCCCCTAAAGGTGCTGTGAAATTAGTTTCGCCAGATAATTTGGATGAATTAGTAAATTTACTTCATAATGAAGCGAAAGTAATTTAA
- the ilvA gene encoding threonine ammonia-lyase IlvA, protein MNKEKNTYFPSLKDVKVAADTIQKVSAVTPLSPSLRYSKQFDAHILLKREDLQQVRSYKIRGAYNKISSLTAEEAKKGVVCASAGNHAQGVALSCKLLKIKGTIYMPAPTPKQKVEQVKMFGEEYIEVKLIGDAFDDANYEALRECESLNKIFIHPFNDEKVIEGQATVGLEILEQVTESIDYVFVPVGGGGLSAGLSSVFKTLSPSTKIIGVEPEGAPSMSVSIKNNKNTALEHIEKFIDGAAVKRVGDLTFPICKALLHDMITVPEGKVCQTILELYNKDAIVVEPAGALSIAALDFYSKDIKGKNVVCVVSGSNNDFTRAAEIKERALLYANLKHYFIVIFPQRAGALKEFVVDILGPNDDITHFRYTKNTNRENGTAVVGIELKYPADLESLIARMKQRKFYGDYLNDQPNLFQFLI, encoded by the coding sequence TCTTAAAGATGTAAAAGTAGCTGCCGATACCATTCAAAAGGTATCGGCAGTTACGCCTTTAAGCCCTAGTTTAAGATACTCCAAACAGTTCGATGCTCATATTCTTTTAAAGCGCGAAGATCTCCAACAGGTACGTTCTTATAAAATTAGAGGAGCGTATAATAAAATAAGTTCGCTTACAGCTGAAGAAGCAAAAAAAGGTGTTGTTTGTGCTAGCGCCGGAAACCATGCCCAAGGTGTCGCTTTATCATGCAAATTATTAAAAATTAAAGGCACTATTTACATGCCTGCTCCTACCCCTAAACAAAAGGTGGAACAGGTAAAAATGTTTGGTGAAGAATATATTGAAGTAAAACTTATTGGAGACGCATTTGATGATGCTAATTATGAAGCTTTACGGGAATGTGAATCATTAAACAAAATATTTATTCACCCTTTTAATGATGAAAAAGTCATTGAAGGACAAGCAACCGTTGGTTTAGAGATTCTCGAACAAGTAACTGAATCTATTGATTATGTTTTTGTTCCTGTCGGTGGAGGTGGTTTATCTGCAGGTTTGTCTTCGGTGTTTAAAACATTATCTCCTAGCACAAAAATTATTGGGGTAGAACCCGAAGGTGCGCCTTCTATGTCGGTTTCCATTAAAAATAATAAAAATACAGCTTTAGAACATATTGAGAAATTTATTGATGGTGCTGCGGTTAAACGAGTGGGCGACCTTACGTTCCCTATTTGTAAAGCCTTACTACATGATATGATTACCGTTCCAGAAGGTAAAGTATGTCAAACCATACTGGAGCTTTATAATAAAGACGCCATTGTGGTAGAACCAGCTGGAGCATTAAGTATTGCTGCATTGGATTTTTATTCTAAAGACATTAAAGGTAAAAACGTTGTTTGCGTAGTTAGTGGCAGTAACAACGATTTTACACGGGCTGCCGAAATTAAAGAACGCGCCCTATTATATGCCAATTTAAAACATTATTTTATAGTGATATTCCCCCAAAGGGCAGGAGCCTTAAAAGAGTTTGTGGTTGACATTTTGGGACCCAATGATGACATCACACATTTTAGATATACTAAAAATACAAACAGGGAAAATGGCACAGCAGTTGTAGGTATCGAATTGAAATATCCTGCCGATTTAGAATCTTTAATTGCTAGGATGAAACAACGTAAATTTTACGGTGATTACTTGAATGATCAACCAAATTTGTTTCAGTTCTTAATTTAA
- a CDS encoding nucleoside transporter C-terminal domain-containing protein: protein MKKIFLSIAIILLVFIAPVTAQDKNKTIVQDTILNESSLENNITESSDANISEQQEETTTLESTPIIPSQGFSINSLWRGALGMISLIFIAFLFSSNRKAINWKIVGIGLAFQLLIAIGVLKVEFIKSIFEFVGGLFVNVLDFTRAGSKFLFEGLVVDMDTFGFIFAFQVLPTIIFFSALTSVLFYLGIIQKIVKAMAWLLSKALKISGAESLSVAGNIFLGQTEAPLLIKAYLEKMTKSEMLLVMIGGMATVAGAVLAAYIGFLGGDDPVLRLFYAKHLLAASVMAAPGAIVISKILYPQTEDVNTDVSVSQEKIGSNFLDAIANGTTEGLKLAVNVGAMLLVFVAFIAMFNGILGWAGDFSSINNWIANNTGYQSLSIELILGYIFAPLMWLIGVAKEDMMMMGQLLGIKIAASEFIGYIQLRDLKDIANATHLNYEKSIIMATYMLCGFANFASIGIQIGGIGSLAPGQRKTLSQFGMKALLGGTIASLVSATIAGMIIG from the coding sequence ATGAAAAAAATATTTTTGTCCATTGCGATTATCTTATTAGTATTCATAGCACCAGTTACAGCACAAGACAAAAATAAAACAATAGTTCAAGACACTATTTTAAATGAATCTTCTTTAGAAAACAATATTACTGAGTCTTCCGATGCTAACATATCCGAACAACAAGAAGAAACTACCACTTTAGAATCTACACCTATTATCCCCAGTCAAGGTTTTTCAATAAACAGTCTTTGGCGTGGCGCTTTGGGTATGATTTCTTTAATTTTTATAGCCTTTTTGTTTAGTAGCAATCGTAAAGCTATTAATTGGAAAATTGTTGGGATTGGTTTAGCATTTCAACTTTTAATAGCTATTGGAGTTTTAAAAGTTGAATTCATTAAATCTATTTTCGAGTTTGTAGGCGGTCTTTTTGTAAATGTTTTAGATTTCACAAGAGCTGGCAGTAAGTTTCTGTTTGAAGGATTAGTTGTAGACATGGACACTTTTGGCTTTATCTTCGCCTTTCAAGTATTGCCAACCATCATATTTTTCTCTGCCTTAACCTCTGTTTTATTCTATTTAGGTATCATTCAAAAAATAGTTAAAGCTATGGCGTGGCTTTTATCAAAAGCATTAAAAATTTCTGGGGCTGAAAGCTTAAGTGTTGCTGGAAATATCTTTTTAGGTCAAACAGAAGCACCTCTTTTAATAAAGGCCTATTTAGAAAAAATGACCAAATCTGAAATGCTTTTGGTTATGATTGGTGGTATGGCAACCGTTGCTGGTGCAGTTTTAGCTGCCTATATTGGTTTTTTAGGTGGTGATGACCCTGTTTTAAGACTATTTTATGCAAAACATTTATTAGCAGCATCGGTTATGGCTGCCCCAGGTGCTATAGTTATTTCTAAAATTTTATATCCACAAACTGAGGATGTCAATACAGATGTATCGGTATCTCAAGAAAAAATTGGATCAAATTTTCTAGATGCTATTGCAAACGGAACAACTGAAGGTTTAAAACTAGCTGTAAATGTTGGTGCTATGCTTCTGGTTTTTGTTGCCTTCATTGCCATGTTTAATGGTATATTAGGTTGGGCAGGAGATTTTTCTTCCATAAATAACTGGATAGCAAATAATACAGGATACCAAAGTTTATCTATAGAACTTATTTTAGGATACATTTTCGCACCTTTAATGTGGCTTATTGGAGTTGCTAAAGAAGATATGATGATGATGGGCCAACTACTTGGTATAAAAATAGCAGCCAGCGAATTTATTGGCTACATTCAACTTAGAGATTTAAAAGACATTGCGAATGCTACACATCTTAACTACGAAAAATCCATCATCATGGCAACCTATATGCTTTGTGGCTTTGCCAATTTTGCATCTATAGGCATACAAATTGGAGGCATTGGTTCATTAGCACCTGGTCAACGCAAAACGTTATCACAGTTTGGCATGAAGGCATTGCTTGGTGGTACAATAGCATCTTTAGTCTCGGCTACTATTGCAGGAATGATTATCGGTTAA
- a CDS encoding inorganic diphosphatase — MSEIIPLTFDVLIEIPKGSRNKYEYDFTLHKIRFDRTLFSSMMYPGDYGFIPETLALDKDPLDVLVLGIEPTYPMVVMEVKPIGVFYMTDEKGPDEKIICVPVSDPVWSNREDISELNPHRLKEIEHFFQVYKDLEKKKVDVGGWGDASEAIKIYHECVQRYDDSDHKKKRTFTI, encoded by the coding sequence ATGAGTGAGATAATCCCATTAACTTTTGATGTATTAATTGAAATACCTAAAGGAAGTAGAAATAAGTACGAATATGATTTTACTTTACATAAAATTCGTTTCGACCGTACCTTGTTTTCATCTATGATGTATCCAGGGGATTATGGTTTTATTCCAGAAACCTTAGCTTTAGATAAAGATCCGTTAGATGTACTAGTATTAGGTATAGAGCCAACATATCCAATGGTTGTAATGGAGGTTAAACCCATTGGCGTTTTTTATATGACCGATGAGAAGGGGCCAGATGAAAAAATCATTTGTGTGCCAGTTTCAGATCCTGTATGGAGTAATAGAGAAGACATATCAGAATTAAATCCTCATAGACTTAAAGAGATTGAACACTTTTTTCAAGTTTATAAAGATTTAGAAAAAAAGAAAGTTGATGTTGGTGGTTGGGGTGATGCCTCTGAAGCTATTAAAATTTATCATGAATGTGTACAACGTTATGATGATAGTGATCACAAGAAAAAACGAACTTTTACTATATAA
- a CDS encoding pyruvate dehydrogenase complex E1 component subunit beta: protein MKTIQFREAICEAMSEEMRRDESIYLMGEEVAEYNGAYKASKGMLDEFGPKRVIDTPIAELGFAGIAVGSTMTGNRPIVEYMTFNFSLVGIDQIINNAAKIRQMSGGQFKCPIVFRGPTASAGQLGATHSQAFESWFANTPGLKVVVPSNPYDAKGLLKAAIRDDDPVIFMESEQMYGDKGEVPEGEYILPLGVADIKREGTDVTIVSFGKIIKEAYKAAEVLEKEGISCEIIDLRTVRPLDKETILKSVKKTNRLVILEEAWPFGNVSTEITYIVQSEAFDYLDAPIIKINTADTPAPYSPVLLAEWLPDSEEVIKAVKKVLYK, encoded by the coding sequence ATGAAGACAATTCAATTTAGAGAAGCTATTTGCGAAGCTATGAGTGAAGAAATGCGACGAGATGAAAGCATTTACTTAATGGGTGAAGAAGTAGCAGAATATAACGGTGCCTACAAAGCATCTAAAGGTATGTTAGATGAATTTGGGCCAAAACGAGTAATCGATACGCCTATTGCAGAGCTAGGTTTTGCTGGTATTGCGGTTGGATCGACTATGACGGGTAACAGACCAATAGTAGAGTACATGACTTTTAACTTTTCTCTTGTTGGAATTGATCAAATTATAAATAATGCTGCAAAAATCAGACAAATGTCTGGTGGGCAGTTTAAATGCCCTATTGTTTTCCGTGGCCCAACAGCTTCGGCAGGACAATTAGGAGCAACACATTCACAAGCTTTTGAAAGCTGGTTTGCAAACACACCAGGCTTAAAAGTGGTAGTGCCTTCAAATCCATACGATGCAAAAGGATTGTTAAAAGCTGCGATTCGTGACGATGACCCGGTTATTTTTATGGAAAGTGAGCAAATGTATGGCGATAAAGGCGAAGTGCCAGAAGGTGAATATATTTTGCCTTTAGGTGTTGCAGATATTAAGCGAGAAGGTACGGATGTTACTATAGTTTCTTTTGGAAAAATTATAAAAGAAGCCTATAAAGCGGCAGAGGTACTTGAAAAAGAAGGTATTTCATGTGAAATCATCGATTTACGTACCGTACGTCCTTTAGATAAAGAAACAATTTTAAAATCGGTAAAGAAAACCAACCGATTAGTAATTTTAGAAGAAGCATGGCCTTTTGGAAACGTTTCAACGGAAATTACTTATATTGTACAATCGGAAGCATTTGATTATTTAGATGCCCCAATTATAAAAATTAACACAGCAGATACACCTGCACCCTATTCACCTGTATTGTTAGCCGAATGGTTGCCAGACAGTGAGGAGGTTATTAAAGCTGTGAAAAAAGTATTATATAAATAA
- a CDS encoding bifunctional nuclease domain-containing protein encodes MSLVRLNIKGISYSQTQNGAYALILNEVDGDRKLPIVIGAFEAQSIAIALEKEIRPPRPLTHDLFKNFADRFDIVVKQVIIHKLVDGVFYSSLICERDKIEEIIDARTSDAIALALRFDAPIFTYKNILDKAGIYLKVNPKKEDEDDDAQDSVLMDELIANELEPNAPRESFKGKTLQELHMLLDEAVANEDYEKAAHIRDEISKRE; translated from the coding sequence ATGAGTTTAGTAAGATTAAATATAAAAGGAATATCCTATAGCCAAACCCAAAACGGCGCTTACGCATTAATTTTAAACGAAGTAGATGGCGACAGAAAACTACCCATCGTAATCGGAGCATTTGAAGCACAATCTATTGCTATTGCTTTAGAAAAAGAAATTCGCCCACCAAGGCCTTTAACCCACGATTTATTTAAAAACTTTGCCGACCGATTTGACATTGTTGTAAAACAAGTCATTATTCATAAATTGGTTGACGGTGTTTTTTATTCTAGTTTAATTTGCGAACGTGATAAAATTGAAGAAATCATAGATGCTAGAACCAGTGATGCTATTGCTCTAGCACTTCGTTTTGATGCGCCTATTTTTACGTATAAAAATATTCTTGACAAAGCCGGTATTTATTTGAAAGTCAATCCGAAAAAAGAGGATGAAGATGATGATGCGCAAGACAGTGTTTTAATGGACGAATTAATTGCCAATGAGCTAGAACCAAATGCTCCTAGAGAAAGCTTTAAAGGAAAAACACTTCAGGAATTACATATGTTACTAGATGAAGCTGTTGCTAATGAAGATTACGAAAAGGCAGCACATATACGTGATGAAATTTCAAAACGTGAATAA